CTCATTTGGAAACTTTTTCTTATATTACGAAAATATTCAACCGAAATGTGTTTCAGAAAACGTTTCAGGCGAGAAATAAGTCATGCACTTGCTGACTCAGTCTTCATTTTAGACAGACAGttagttttaaaagtttttgggGTGTTTTGCAATGGTTTATGGGATGAGTAGTTCTTTGGATCTAAAAATAGTTATGTAAACAGTTTagtatcttttttatttctctgttttcctaTTTTTGATTCGTATtccaaatcaaatattttatggTCATGTTTAATCTTGAAGTTAGTTGGCTTGGTTCCATGCTAAAAACTCTTTATTTAAGGGTTTTCTGAGACATCAATGGAGTGGATGAATGTAAAAAGTCACTTCAGGAACCAGAACTGTTCAAAAAATGGGCTGTCACTGTTGAGCTCTATGAGTGCCACTGAATGGTGTGGCTCtcaatgcatgatgggaaatgatAGTTTACAAGCAATAGTTAAACATTATGcgaaatgtgcttatttgctttcttggcGAGAGATGCAAAGATTGATAGCTGTCTTGTGACTTAATGGTAAATGTGAAGCCAGAGccagcttagcttagctcacAAACTGGGAACAGGTAGAAACAGCTAGCTAgttaccagcacctctaaatttgttttaattagtgagctttaccTCTAAAGCTACTGGTAGACAgatttgttacctttggactgAGTTAGGCTAGCTGTctccccgtttccagtctttgtgctaagctaagctaacttgcTGCTGGTGGttgcttcatatttattctACTGACGTAAGAGTAATATCAAGCTTTAAGCCTACTCTTGAAAAGAAAGTGAATCAGCattatttccaaaatgtcaaactatttccaCAAGCTTGCTGCCTGTGCAGTATCAGATATTAACTTGGGACTTATTTCAATCATTccacacctcctccctccttatCTCCACATGTTTGCTCCccttattgtttatttgtcactctgtttttccattctttttcatttttttgtctcaatCGTCTGGTGCCTGGACttcctcctttcttccttttGGTCCTTAACGTCTTCATGTCATACTTCTGAATGTATTTCATTCCCCTCTCAACTCTATCCTTTCATCTTTTCTACATTCTGTCCtgcatttgtgcatgtgttatttttgttaccCTCCTTCCATCTTTCATTCTGTCTTCATGTAGCTGATCCGTCAGATCAAGACGCCCAGGAGGAAGGTGAGAATAGTAGAAGTGTGGTTCCTTAAAGGGGTTAAGGTCCCAATTTTCTCCTAAAATTCCACATTGGCTTATTCTgaatttttcttttccctcaaattaattatttaacatgTCATAATTatccccagctcctcctcctaAGCAATTAAAAACCTGTACCTTCAACAAATCACcctcattattttataaaaacatttaagattGTCTTAATAGATGTGGTCAAAAGTTACAGTTTTAATGTAACGCTGGATTAGTGAGGAAATAGTTTTGGTCACATACAAATTATGTTCTTggtcttttcttttattataacTAATGCTTGATTGGCTTTTCTCATATGCTTGCTGTGCATTCAgtcacattattacatttattaacaaCTTTCAGATTTTCATATTGTCCTACCACATGTTTGggggaaacatttttattcactcttataatcattatttttgcttgtctttctctctttcatcaaCAGAGGAGGAGCGCCCCAAACCCAAGTAtgttcacattattttattatgttcgGTTGCAGTGGTTCTTTTTTCAACAATGTCAATTCCCCCTTAATCTTATTTGACCCTTTTTTCAAATACTCAAAACTGTCATTCTGTCGTTCCCTTTTTCCTCAGACCCATGGTGCCTCAACTTGCTGCTCCAAAGATTCCCGATGGGGATAGGGTGGATTTTGATGTAAGTCTTGAAAAAGCGATCAGaccagatctttttttttttcttcctccattttgATTTTGCAACAGCATCACAAATCAAATGGTAACCACATCTGTCATTGCTGTAGCTTTAGAAAGTCAGCTCACCTTGAACAATCTGGAGATCGCCTTCTGTTTGGCTTATGTCTGTGTGGCAAAACTTAAGGTGTTGTATCCAAAGTGTCTTTCTGTTCCAAGGTCAAAAATCGCACAAAATCTGTATTTGAACCCCCTGTGTtctgtttcttaaaaaaaaaaaaaaaaaaaaactacctaTAAATGATCAATATTGTCAACAGCATGCAAATGTATCTTTTGGTACCAGCCGATGCATCAAATCGGCACATACTTGTCTCCAAATGATTCTTGATTCGGTCCAACAATCAGCTGTCAGAGTCCTTACAAGATTGAAGAAATTTGATCGCAGATGCTTTAGCTGCTTTAAGAATCCTGCTGACTTAAAAGGCTTCAAATGGTCTTATTCAGTCTTATTTCTCCTTACTTAAAGATAGCATCCCCctgacaaaaacagaagtagctttttaacattaattattatgaCTAAGAATATCTATTGAAGAAGTTGAAGTAATCCATGGAAAACTGGAAGATAGTTTAAATAGCTTAAAGTGATTTTATCCAGATATTTTCAACTTGTTCCAGACATCCATGAGTTTGACATGGAGGCCTAAATACATAAAGAACCCTAAAGATGGTTCTGTGGTATGGAGATGCTCATTTGGATTTACACGCTCCCTTTTCCCACCAGGACATCCACAGAAAGCGCATGGAAAAGGACTTAATGGAGCTGCATACTCTGATCGACGTCCACTTTGATCAGAGGAAGAAAGACGAGGAAGAGCTCATCGGCCTCAAGGACCGCATTGTAAGTTTACTTGAGGGGCCTTTTACACTTACCTTGTTTGGTTAAATTTCATCGAAAAAACTTTGTGAAgccaaaaacatcacaaaaaagacaagattagaaaaaggcaaaaaaaagtacacaaattTGGTATACTTCTTCTCTGTATTAGCCCAACAATCATCTCACAATACCtccaatttattttcaaagccTTTGGAGGGCCCGACCACAAGATAGGGGATAATAATGTCAAATGTAATAACATATAAGTCACAGGTGCCATTTATCTGCATAACATATACTTATGCTGCAATTTCAACAAgaacatttagctgataatacttttttttaatgggtagAATTCTTAATGCAGGACTCTTACTTGTGGTATTTCTACGTTGTTGTATTCGTACCTTGACTTAAGTTAAGGATCTGAATGCCACTTCCACAACTGCCACACAGTTTGTGAGGGATGGATGttaattaatatttgaatgtatttttcagttaccagttaagtaaaaacaaaaaagttacttCATGCATAATAAATTGCACTAAAACTTCATATGGCTTCTTCGCTTTGCTTTCCATCAGGAGCATCGTCGCTCAGAGAGAGCTGAGATCCAGAGGGTTCGAGCGGAGAAggagaaggacagacagaacagaattgcggtaacacacacatacacacacacctaccgCCCAGTACACACAGTAATACACTCTACCTAAGCTGTAAACAGGTTCAGGTTATTTCTCTATACCCTCAAACTATGTGAAACTAATGTTTACTTGCATGAAGAGTTGCTCAATAGAACACTACATTAAATCTAATTTTTTCAGCTGCACAACTATACaatgaaaaaagatttttcTCGCTCCTTCATTCCGCAATCCTTCTTCGTCTTTCAGGAGGAACGTCACAGAAAAGAGGACGAGGAAGCCAAGAAGAAGGCTGAAGACGAcattaagaagaagaaagtgcTGTCTGGCATGGGAGCCAACTTTGGAGGCTTCCTGACCAAGGTCTGCTGTTCCTCTCAGCAGAGCTCATTATAACAACGATGTTGATGATGACTGTTTGAAATTATGTGTTATCTGACCCAGGCAGAGACGAGGAAGGGCAAGCGTCTGACAGGCAGAGAGATCAAGAAGAAGACTCTGTCTGAAAGACGGCACCAGCTAAACATCGACAGCCTGAGGGAGGACGCTCTCAAGTGAGTCTCCACTACCTGTATTgtcataaatattaataaaataggAGGCCAAATCCTTTATAAATCATGTCTTTTCGTTTCCAAGGCAAGAGGCCCAGGAGATGTGGAACTGTATCTACCAGCTGGAGTCTGAGAAGTTTGACTACACGGAGTACATGAAGCACCAGAAATACGAGGTACTACTGTTTAGTTGCTTGTTAAGTTACAAAGGGCCCCCTAGTGCACGCTATTTACTTTATAtgaagcaaacacacatacactattaAGCTGTATATTTTACAAGCAATTTGTTGGATTTTAcataagtaaaaagaaaaaaagccttttgaaGTTATTTGCAGCATTTCAGATTCATGTCTTTGACAGACACTGTGGGGAAGCACAATCCATGCAATAGAGAAGAgccattctttttttgtaatggaATCTTGGCttatgctaaataaataaatacataaatgtataataaataaaagacaacagtGATACATATTGTAAATTCTAcctactgtttgtgtttttgttgggtCATAATATAATGAGTTTCTTTTGGGAGACAAATGTTGTCAGTGATTCTGAGATGTGAATGAAATGATTTGGttgcaaatgtgtattttggatgttagatgaaagggtaactttggtattttaCAATCTGGAAACCCAAGTTtaccatgtttttgtgtcttagtGACTGATGGGGACAACactttttgaaattggtccagtattgagtgAGAATGCAGTGTCTAAACTGCAACGTAATGGCATGGGGCAACTCCTAACTGTCAATGTACGTCtactaaaatgtttttgccgctgacaggctcagattgttataaGTGTCAGACAGCATTATAGAAAGGACCCTACGGAGAAATAAAAGGGTTTTCTTTATCTTTAGCTTGATCcggtctgtttgttattgtgtctaaCCAGGTATCACACAAGAAGTCTGGTGAAATCTTGCATCGCATCTTCATTGTCgaaatcagctaaatattcagcccTGACATTTAAAATCTATAAGATAACACTAAGCTGCTCTAAGCAAACTCTGACAACACCAGCACTCCTCTTTCCAACTCTCAGTCACTTTTCCACTGTTGTCTTCAGGCATCAAGTCACATGACAAAATCTCAAACAGACCGGaataagcaaaagaaaaacGTTTTATTTCTCCCTGCAGTGTTCtaaatttaaaatgcaaaaattgttgtccccattagtcatttagacaaaaaaacatgataaaatagggttgaaaaataacaaatttagcTTTTAACCTATATATCCTGAGCTGCATGTTGATGAAAAGAACTGTAAAGAGTTTGAAAACATGAAATTGTATTGACTATGAATTCCCTTTTGCTTGCCCTTCTGCAGATCATCGTGCTGCTGAACAGAATCCAACATGCTCAGAAATTGTGAGTCCCTACTTTTATACAAAATATGATACATCCTCTGTCTATCTGTTCCTACAATCCTTGTTGCATCCTTTCTtactttcctcctccttcctcctctctccctctcgcagTAAAAAGATCCATG
This genomic window from Anoplopoma fimbria isolate UVic2021 breed Golden Eagle Sablefish chromosome 11, Afim_UVic_2022, whole genome shotgun sequence contains:
- the tnnt1 gene encoding troponin T, slow skeletal muscle isoform X1 produces the protein MLTDIYISVPFPHLSREQEAEEEQEAEPEDEEEPEQEEEDRADHQDYHADPSDQDAQEEEEERPKPKPMVPQLAAPKIPDGDRVDFDDIHRKRMEKDLMELHTLIDVHFDQRKKDEEELIGLKDRIEHRRSERAEIQRVRAEKEKDRQNRIAEERHRKEDEEAKKKAEDDIKKKKVLSGMGANFGGFLTKAETRKGKRLTGREIKKKTLSERRHQLNIDSLREDALKQEAQEMWNCIYQLESEKFDYTEYMKHQKYEIIVLLNRIQHAQKFKKIHGKGKVGGRWK
- the tnnt1 gene encoding troponin T, slow skeletal muscle isoform X2, whose protein sequence is MLTDIYISVPFPHLSREQEAEEEQEAEPEDEEEPEQEEEDRADHQDYHEEERPKPKPMVPQLAAPKIPDGDRVDFDDIHRKRMEKDLMELHTLIDVHFDQRKKDEEELIGLKDRIEHRRSERAEIQRVRAEKEKDRQNRIAEERHRKEDEEAKKKAEDDIKKKKVLSGMGANFGGFLTKAETRKGKRLTGREIKKKTLSERRHQLNIDSLREDALKQEAQEMWNCIYQLESEKFDYTEYMKHQKYEIIVLLNRIQHAQKFKKIHGKGKVGGRWK
- the tnnt1 gene encoding troponin T, slow skeletal muscle isoform X3; amino-acid sequence: MLTDIYISVPFPHLSREQEAEEEQEAEPEDEEEPEQEEEDRAEEERPKPKPMVPQLAAPKIPDGDRVDFDDIHRKRMEKDLMELHTLIDVHFDQRKKDEEELIGLKDRIEHRRSERAEIQRVRAEKEKDRQNRIAEERHRKEDEEAKKKAEDDIKKKKVLSGMGANFGGFLTKAETRKGKRLTGREIKKKTLSERRHQLNIDSLREDALKQEAQEMWNCIYQLESEKFDYTEYMKHQKYEIIVLLNRIQHAQKFKKIHGKGKVGGRWK